From one Comamonas piscis genomic stretch:
- the pal gene encoding peptidoglycan-associated lipoprotein Pal: MLSFKKASLALVAAAVLAGCSSAPPLDNAPVEDKGAATANNGAGAGGVGQSTVPGVDLNNSAANGQGPVGVARIVYFDFDSYSVKADAQSMLDAHARFLKANPSRKVMLEGNTDNRGGREYNLALGQKRAEAVRRSLNVLGVSDSQLEAVSFGKEKLAAEGNSDDAHAQNRRVELNYR; this comes from the coding sequence ATGTTGTCATTTAAGAAAGCTTCGCTGGCCCTGGTGGCTGCTGCCGTGTTGGCTGGTTGCAGCTCTGCACCTCCTCTGGATAACGCACCTGTCGAAGACAAGGGTGCTGCCACCGCCAATAACGGCGCTGGCGCCGGTGGTGTTGGCCAAAGCACCGTTCCCGGTGTAGACCTGAACAACAGCGCTGCCAATGGCCAAGGCCCGGTTGGCGTTGCACGCATTGTGTACTTTGACTTCGACAGCTACTCTGTCAAGGCCGATGCACAATCGATGCTGGACGCACACGCACGTTTCCTGAAGGCCAACCCTTCGCGCAAGGTCATGCTGGAAGGCAATACCGACAACCGCGGTGGCCGCGAGTACAACCTGGCCCTGGGCCAAAAGCGTGCAGAAGCCGTGCGCCGCTCGCTGAATGTGCTGGGCGTGAGCGACAGCCAACTCGAAGCCGTGTCCTTCGGCAAGGAAAAGCTGGCTGCAGAAGGTAACTCGGACGATGCGCACGCACAAAACCGCCGCGTTGAACTGAACTACCGTTAA
- the tolB gene encoding Tol-Pal system beta propeller repeat protein TolB has protein sequence MTKTRFPSLITEAAKPLIHRRHVLGAALAAPAVPALAQFRVEITGVGIKQFPIALPQFRGEDGSPQKISAIVQADLVRSGRFKSIDASGEQLDESSRPDVAKWTANGAEYLSVGSVTRGANGFDVRFRLWDAVKGADLGGQSYNVPQADLRLVAHKISDYIYEKVTGEKGVFSTRIAYVTKAGPRYTLWVADSDGENAQSALASPEPIISPTWSPAGTQLAYVSFESRKPVVYVHEVSSGRRRLIANFRGSNSAPAWSPDGSTLAVTLSRDGGSQLYTIPSGGGEPRRLMQSSGIDTEPTYSKDGRYIYFVSDRGGAPQIYRVGAQGGGAERVTFSGSYNISPSISPDGKTLAYITRAGGGYKLQVMDLASSNVESITSTTSDESPSFAPNSRLIVYATREGGREALMTTTLDGKIKARLAGQSGDIREPDWGPYQP, from the coding sequence ATGACTAAAACACGCTTCCCATCTCTCATCACGGAGGCGGCCAAGCCGCTTATCCATCGTCGTCACGTTTTGGGAGCTGCTCTCGCGGCTCCTGCAGTTCCCGCCCTGGCGCAGTTCCGGGTCGAGATCACAGGCGTTGGCATCAAGCAATTTCCCATCGCCTTACCCCAGTTTCGTGGTGAAGACGGTTCGCCCCAAAAAATCTCGGCCATCGTGCAGGCCGACCTGGTGCGCAGCGGACGCTTCAAATCCATCGATGCATCGGGGGAGCAACTCGACGAAAGCTCCCGTCCTGATGTCGCCAAATGGACGGCCAATGGCGCTGAGTATCTGTCGGTCGGCAGTGTCACCCGGGGCGCCAACGGTTTTGATGTGCGCTTCCGCTTGTGGGATGCGGTCAAGGGTGCAGACCTTGGTGGCCAGAGCTACAACGTGCCTCAAGCCGATCTGCGCTTGGTGGCGCACAAAATCTCCGACTACATCTACGAAAAAGTCACTGGCGAAAAGGGCGTGTTCTCGACCCGCATCGCCTATGTGACCAAGGCCGGTCCCCGCTATACGCTGTGGGTAGCGGATTCGGATGGTGAGAACGCGCAATCGGCGCTGGCCAGCCCAGAGCCCATCATCTCGCCCACCTGGTCACCCGCCGGCACGCAATTGGCGTATGTGTCCTTTGAGTCACGCAAGCCCGTGGTCTATGTGCATGAGGTCTCGTCGGGCCGCCGCCGCCTAATTGCCAACTTCCGCGGCTCCAACAGCGCGCCCGCCTGGTCGCCCGATGGCAGCACCTTGGCTGTCACCTTGAGCCGCGATGGCGGCTCTCAGCTCTATACCATCCCCTCGGGCGGTGGTGAACCCCGCCGCTTGATGCAGAGCAGTGGTATCGATACCGAGCCGACCTACTCTAAAGACGGCCGCTACATTTACTTTGTCAGCGACCGTGGCGGTGCACCGCAGATCTACCGCGTGGGTGCCCAAGGCGGCGGTGCTGAGCGGGTCACGTTCAGCGGGTCCTACAACATTTCTCCTTCCATCAGTCCTGATGGCAAGACACTTGCTTACATCACCCGTGCCGGTGGTGGATATAAATTGCAGGTCATGGATCTGGCTTCCAGCAATGTGGAGTCGATCACCAGCACCACGAGTGATGAAAGCCCCAGTTTTGCTCCGAACAGCCGACTCATCGTCTACGCAACCCGCGAAGGCGGTCGTGAAGCACTCATGACCACGACGCTGGATGGCAAGATCAAGGCACGACTGGCTGGGCAGAGCGGAGACATACGGGAGCCCGATTGGGGCCCATACCAGCCCTAA
- the ybgF gene encoding tol-pal system protein YbgF — translation MNLTRSTPRWIALAALLACASTSQAALFEDGDARRAIIELRQRVDQLTQGNNQNGEDTSQVRRSLLDFQSQIESMRGEMNKLRGENETLRREVADLKRGQTDLAKGVEARLQQFEPVSVTVDGQEIKADPAEKRDFEAALAVFRTGKFADAAGVFSSFIQRYPKSGYVPSARFWLGNAYYATRDYKPAIDNFKLILAQAPEHMRAPDSALSIANCQIELKDTKAARKTLEDLISAYPQSDAAAAAKERLSKLK, via the coding sequence ATGAACCTCACTCGCAGTACTCCCCGTTGGATTGCACTGGCCGCACTGCTGGCCTGTGCAAGCACCTCTCAAGCCGCTTTGTTTGAAGATGGCGATGCGCGTCGCGCCATCATTGAGCTGCGTCAGCGTGTCGACCAGCTGACCCAGGGAAACAACCAAAACGGTGAGGACACCTCGCAAGTGCGTCGCAGCCTGCTGGATTTTCAATCGCAGATTGAATCCATGCGTGGCGAGATGAACAAGTTGCGCGGTGAAAACGAGACTCTGCGACGTGAGGTTGCTGATCTGAAGCGCGGCCAGACCGATCTGGCCAAGGGCGTTGAAGCCCGACTTCAGCAGTTTGAGCCCGTGTCCGTCACCGTTGATGGGCAAGAGATCAAGGCAGATCCTGCTGAAAAGCGCGACTTTGAAGCGGCACTGGCGGTATTCCGTACCGGCAAGTTTGCCGATGCCGCCGGCGTATTCAGCAGCTTTATCCAACGCTATCCCAAGAGTGGCTATGTGCCATCGGCACGCTTTTGGCTGGGCAACGCGTACTACGCCACCCGCGATTACAAGCCCGCCATCGATAATTTCAAGCTGATCCTGGCCCAGGCGCCCGAACACATGCGTGCGCCCGATTCGGCCTTGTCCATCGCCAATTGCCAGATTGAGCTGAAGGATACCAAGGCAGCCCGCAAGACCTTGGAAGACCTGATCAGCGCTTACCCGCAAAGCGATGCGGCGGCTGCCGCCAAAGAGCGTCTCTCCAAATTGAAGTGA
- a CDS encoding tRNA threonylcarbamoyladenosine dehydratase, protein MSAPSPSAPDQQDAEADVDNQRRFGGLDRLFGVAPAARMRASSVAVIGIGGVGSWTAEALARSGVARLRLIDLDNVAESNINRQIHALTDTIGMAKVDAMRDRIRQINPHCEVELVEDFLTAENCAALLEGVDGFVDACDQVRAKAAMANWGRRNQRPFVCIGAAGGKRLAWKVEQADLSQTTHDPLLAQVRYRLRKEYGAPKDGKKMQVACIYSQEAVAGPDPSCAVDGDGSLNCHGYGSSVAVTATFGMCAASWILEKLAHSPK, encoded by the coding sequence ATGAGTGCACCGTCCCCATCGGCGCCCGATCAGCAGGACGCTGAAGCGGACGTTGACAATCAGCGACGCTTTGGAGGCCTGGACCGTTTGTTTGGCGTGGCGCCCGCTGCGCGAATGCGCGCCAGCAGTGTTGCGGTCATTGGCATTGGAGGCGTCGGCTCATGGACAGCAGAGGCGCTCGCCCGCAGTGGCGTTGCCCGCCTGCGCCTGATCGACTTGGACAATGTGGCCGAGTCCAACATCAACCGCCAGATCCACGCACTGACCGACACGATTGGCATGGCCAAGGTCGATGCGATGCGTGACCGTATCCGTCAGATCAATCCCCATTGTGAAGTCGAGCTGGTAGAGGACTTCCTCACCGCCGAGAACTGCGCTGCTCTGCTTGAAGGCGTGGACGGTTTTGTGGATGCCTGCGACCAGGTGCGTGCCAAGGCTGCAATGGCCAACTGGGGGCGGCGCAACCAGCGGCCTTTTGTCTGCATCGGTGCAGCGGGTGGCAAGCGCCTGGCCTGGAAGGTAGAGCAGGCAGACTTGTCGCAGACCACCCACGATCCCTTGCTGGCCCAAGTGCGCTATCGGCTGCGCAAAGAATACGGTGCGCCCAAAGACGGCAAGAAGATGCAGGTGGCCTGTATCTACAGCCAAGAGGCCGTTGCCGGCCCCGATCCTTCTTGCGCGGTCGATGGTGATGGCTCGCTGAACTGCCATGGCTATGGCTCGTCGGTGGCGGTCACGGCGACCTTTGGGATGTGTGCTGCCAGCTGGATTTTGGAAAAATTGGCGCATTCCCCAAAATGA